The nucleotide window CAAGGAGGACGCTGAGCTTCTCGAAGCAGCGCAGAGCAACCGTTTCCTTCTTTGATGACAAAGCCTGCGCCGGCGAGCATGGCCCTAAGCCTTCTGAAGTCTATGGCTTCGTCGGTTCCATCACCACCGTTGCCGCCGCAGGTTCCTCCAACCTTCTTCCCTTTTTGCCAATTTTGATTATTCAACtctctttttgttatttatGGTTGTTTTGTGAATAGTTATCTTCCTTGTGTGGGCTTATGTTCCTGAATCATGGCTACATTCTGTTGGCATTTATTACTATCCTAGCAGGTTAGACAACTAGTCATTTTCATTACAAGAATTCTCAAGTCTTAATTTGAATTCTTGCATATTTATATTGAAATGTGTATTTGTATTCGCTAAGATAAAATGAGTACACACAACATTTACCAAAGCAAAAATGGCATTGGCTCTTGCTTTCTTAGATATTTGGGTAGAGAAATCAGCTCAAATATTTGTATTCACATTCTAAATTTATCTTGTATGACATGATGATGAAATTGCTCATCAACTTATGCTATTTAGGTATTGGGCTCTGGCAGTACCAACTTACATGATGGTGACCATTGCACTGATGCTGGTATTCTACATTGGTCTTAACTTCATTTCAACACCTTCCCCTGCATCTATATACACAGTTTATGGTGAGTTTGATGCTGACTTATTTATGGTTGATTTTCCATAGGCATGTGATATTTATAGGTTACCTCCTAAGCTTCTTCAAAAGTGAAGGAACATTTTTAACAGTTTTCCTGcaatacatttttattttcagctaaagctttaaataataaatttgttcAGATGAATGCAGTAGGGATCCTTTGAGTCCTGATTCTTCTATGGAAGGAGATGAGAAACCCATTGAACCTATATCAGATATCGGTTTGGACAAAATCAATGATATCATGTTCAATGCCACAACCTAACAACAAAACCTGTCAACAATCCAGTGCTGGCAATTCGATGTTATAGCTGTTAGTTTTGAAGATGATTGAGCTGATCTTGCAAAACAATGACTGGAATCAAGTTTAATATAGagtttattcttcttttttttttgtcttatgcTTGCATTTTCTAAAGTTTTGATGTAAGCCTCGCTAACCGTCATCTGTGAGCGAATTGTAAGATGACCAAATTTTTTGTTGGGTGTTAATAGTATATATACAGATTAAATTGAATTTCCATGAACTACAGAACTTATTTCATTCTCATAAAATTCATGCACTCCCATCACCTGATGAGTAATTCAGCAAACCATGAGAAAATTCAATCATTGTTAAACTTTATATAAAAGCAGTGAAGTTCCTaactacaaaatgaaaaatggcaagCACCCAAGTGACACAACCTATGAAGAAGTATCGACAATGTAATGATCTCAGTTTATAAAAAGCAGCATTACAATCTAAGACCTATCCTTATAGGCTTAGAACAACACGAACTAGAAAATAGTAACAAAGTTTTGGGATAACTAATTGATAATTTTCAAATTACGTAAGATGACCAAATTATTATGTACGGTTCAATGTGAAGCGAATCAAGGTACTGTAATTTTTTGGCATTCTGATTAATTCTCCAACTTACAAAAATGACATGTTGCATTTGTCACTATACAGAACTTCAcagatttaataatttaaataaaattattttacgctgttatttaattagatattattaatatcaaataaaaaaagaaaaagaaaaaatagattgattaatttttaaatagttacatgaatataataatttaagaattttttttgaataaattaaaaaatattattttcaaaaaaaatattttaactttaaatagaaggatatgttttttttataattttaaacaaGTTTACTCCACTACACAGTGAACTttactttaaatttttcttaCTCAAATTCTTAAATTTCACAAGGGAATAACAACTATTATTATCGGTCTCTATAGTGCATAAAAGTACACAAAGAATACATAAGaataaattgttttttttacataattatttttttaatttataatagaaAAGAATCATTGTTAAACATGATTTTCACCGAACtcattcttaaataaaatacattccgaaaattaaagttaatttaattttatttgggaaataataaattttttaatttataataaaaaaaccaaaaatttaattatacactttcattgaaattaaactcattttttagtaaaaacacaaaaaggtgTGTTATAGTGAAATGAATCAAATGATTATTTCTGTACCagtgaattattattttttttaaataaattgataaaatagtCTTAAAAATTCGACAATTTTCCCAATAATTTATCAGCCAAAAAAAATGCTAAATGATTGATTAGCATGAAATCTAATCTAACTGTGAATTTGTAATTGAACATATATTGTAATTTGGAAT belongs to Arachis duranensis cultivar V14167 chromosome 8, aradu.V14167.gnm2.J7QH, whole genome shotgun sequence and includes:
- the LOC127741177 gene encoding phosphatidylinositol N-acetylglucosaminyltransferase subunit P-like, which translates into the protein MENPYSVNSPRRTLSFSKQRRATVSFFDDKACAGEHGPKPSEVYGFVGSITTVAAAVIFLVWAYVPESWLHSVGIYYYPSRYWALAVPTYMMVTIALMLVFYIGLNFISTPSPASIYTVYDECSRDPLSPDSSMEGDEKPIEPISDIGLDKINDIMFNATT